From the Kogia breviceps isolate mKogBre1 chromosome 3, mKogBre1 haplotype 1, whole genome shotgun sequence genome, one window contains:
- the LOC131752939 gene encoding LOW QUALITY PROTEIN: protein SPT2 homolog (The sequence of the model RefSeq protein was modified relative to this genomic sequence to represent the inferred CDS: inserted 3 bases in 2 codons; deleted 1 base in 1 codon; substituted 2 bases at 2 genomic stop codons) encodes MDFREILLIASKAQGVNNVLKRXSLAVGPPKKDPKVKGVQSAAVQAFLRRKEEELRQKALEEKRRKEELVKKRIELKHDKKARAMAKRTKDNFHGYNGIPVEEKSKKRQATQTHTSQGTDQEFEMEEEDEFLEYNQAESEQEYEEEQEPPKVESKPKVPLKSAPPLMNFNDLLAEKKQYEPVEIKVVKKTEERPMTAEELREXEVLEQKRRKRKPKPDARLPPTRKVPSQKESVGTKLSKGSGDTHPSSKGTPLPYAEKKSRPSTANEEHVRLSSSKSTPGERTKVVSGNCAQPLPCEGRDRPVFNGAGKPHSSTCSPCIPKTSAKGTPKSATEHKTKNSPHPNHSRPGPMVTPHNKAKSPGVRQPGSSSSSAPGRPSTGTAQPTVSAGPMPRCQNGSSNSGPERSVSGTRKPTSDLNPPGRTVSGTSGLGQPAGSSGCPGXPTSGSCGSGRPVGSSGGPGRPVSSPHDLRRPVGGSGAPRQSVNGSGRSVVPAGRTVSSSGPGRPVSSFGPGRAVSTSGPSLKPKCTVVSETISSKSIISRSSNGQMNGMKPSLSGYRSAQGPQKLPFPGSYKRQREYEEEEDDDEYDLEMEDFIEDEGEPQEEISKHIREIFGYDXKKYKDESDYALHYMESSWKEQQKEEAKILRLDTQEDLDEMRREEEMRRRKAKKLKKR; translated from the exons ATGGACTTCAGGGAAATTCTCCTGATAGCTTCCAAAGCACAAGGTGTCAACAACGTGCTGAAAAG TAGTTTGGCAGTGGGGCCT CCAAAAAAAGACCCGAAAGTTAAGGGTGTCCAGTCGGCAGCTGTCCAGGCTTTtctcagaagaaaagaagaagagctCAGACAAAAAGCTttggaagagaaaaggagaaaagaagaactaGTGAAAAAGCGAATTGAGCTAAAACATGACAAGAAAGCAAGAGCTATGGCCAAGAGGACAAAGGATAATTTCCACGGTTACAATGGGATTCCTGTTGAGGAGAAGTCAAAGAAGAGGCAGGCAACGCAAACCCACACTAGCCAGGGAACAGATCAAGAGTttgagatggaggaagaggatgaATTCTTAGAATACAATCAAGCAGAGTCAGAGCAAGAGTATGAGGAAGAGCAAGAACCTCCCAAAGTTGAAAGCAAGCCAAAGGTCCCGCTTAAAAGTGCCCCACCACTCATGAACTTCAATGATCTGCTGGCTGAGAAAAAGCAGTACGAACCGGTGGAGATAAAGGTAGTGAAGAAGACAGAAGAGCGGCCTATGACTGCAGAAGAACTTAGGGAGTGAGAAGTCCTTGAACAAAAGCGGAGGAAAAGGAAACCTAAGCCAGATGCAAGATTACCACCAACCAGAAAAGTACCCTCTCAGAAAGAAAGTGTGGGCACAAAACTTAGCAAAGGTTCTGGAGACACGCATCCTTCTTCCAAGGGTACTCCCCTTCCTTATGCTGAGAAGAAATCCAGACCCAGCACAGCTAATGAGGAACACGTGCGTTTATCTTCATCCAAATCCACGCCAGGAGAAAGGACCAAAGTAGTATCTGGCAACTGCGCCCAACCCTTGCCTTGTGAGGGCCGTGACAGACCTGTTTTCAATGGGGCTGGAAAGCCCCACTCCAGCACCTGTTCACCGTGTATCCCAAAGACTTCTGCTAAAGGGACTCCAAAATCTGCTACTGAGCACAAAACCAAAAACTCTCCTCATCCTAACCATTCCAGGCCTGGACCCATGGTCACCCCACACAATAAGGCCAAGAGTCCAGGTGTCAGGCAGCCAGGCAGCAGCTCCAGCTCAGCCCCTGGGAGGCCTAGCACAGGGACTGCTCAGCCCACAGTCAGTGCTGGCCCCATGCCCAGGTGCCAGAATGGCAGCTCCAACTCAGGACCCGAGCGATCAGTCAGTGGGACCAGGAAGCCAACCAGTGACTTAAATCCCCCAGGACGGACAGTCAGTGGTACAAGTGGCCTTGGTCAACCTGCAGGCAGCTCAGGTTGCCCTGGGTGACCTACCAGTGGCTCCTGTGGTTCTGGGCG GCCTGTGGGCAGCTCTGGTGGCCCTGGGCGGCCTGTGAGCAGTCCACATGACCTTCGACGACCAGTGGGTGGCTCAGGGGCCCCTAGGCAGTCAGTCAATGGCTCTGGCCGATCAGTAGTTCCAGCTGGACGAACTGTCAGCAGTTCAGGCCCTGGTAGACCAGTGAGCAGCTTTGGACCTGGGCGAGCAGTTAGTACCTCAGGTCCCTCTCTGAAGCCCAAATGCACTGTTGTCTCAGAAACGATTTCTTCCAAGAGTATAATCAGCCGATCCAGCAATGGACAGATGAACGGAATGAAGCCTTCCTTATCTGGCTACAGATCTGCCCAAGGTCCTCAaaagcttcccttccctggtaGTTACAAAAGGCAGCGAGAAtatgaagaggaggaagatgatgaTGAATATGACCTTGAAATGGAAGATTTTATTGAAGATGAAGGAGAACCTCAGGAAGAAATATCCAAGCACATTCGAGAAATCTTTGGCTATG CgaaaaaatacaaagatgaaagcGATTATGCCTTACATTACATGGAGAGCAGCTGGAAAGAGCAGCAGAAGGAAGAAGCAAAGATTTTAAGACTAGATACACAAGAAGATTTAGACGAAATGAGACGTGAAGAAGAAATGAGACGTCGAAAGGCCAAGAAGCTGAAGAAGCGTTAG